One window from the genome of Pseudalkalibacillus hwajinpoensis encodes:
- a CDS encoding glycosyltransferase, which yields MMKRKILVPIAFNNWALTDVNESRLTKEWIDHRMEIFMKYTCKSLKAQTNQDFTTILQYDQRSEEHVMNALKQHDPLPDNIRFVPKNAYNKTLEREIQDYDEVYFARIDSDDMYHKGYFDFLKDHQPVEGTEALINQYGYFYDEYSDKVATAKIKSPPFYTLIYNVAEYLEGKRHPVKGHLSVHSLKHELLEPRNYVQVIHSNNMSTSFENRYIDGLVEDENEKNQILRNFWG from the coding sequence ATGATGAAACGAAAAATTCTAGTGCCAATCGCATTTAATAACTGGGCTTTAACAGATGTGAATGAGAGTCGTTTAACGAAGGAATGGATTGACCATCGTATGGAGATTTTCATGAAATACACGTGCAAAAGTCTTAAAGCCCAAACGAACCAGGATTTCACTACAATTCTTCAGTATGATCAGCGTTCAGAAGAGCATGTGATGAACGCTCTTAAACAGCACGATCCACTTCCAGATAATATTAGATTCGTGCCTAAGAATGCCTATAACAAAACATTAGAACGTGAAATTCAGGACTATGATGAAGTGTACTTCGCCCGCATTGATTCTGATGATATGTACCACAAAGGTTATTTTGATTTTCTAAAAGATCATCAGCCAGTTGAAGGTACTGAGGCGCTTATCAACCAATATGGCTATTTTTATGACGAGTATTCAGATAAAGTAGCAACTGCCAAAATCAAATCACCGCCTTTTTATACACTTATTTATAACGTTGCTGAATATTTAGAAGGAAAGCGCCACCCTGTAAAAGGGCATTTATCGGTGCACAGCCTGAAACATGAATTGTTAGAACCAAGAAACTATGTGCAAGTTATTCACTCGAATAACATGTCTACATCATTTGAAAATCGCTACATCGATGGATTAGTTGAAGATGAGAATGAAAAAAATCAAATTCTCCGTAATTTCTGGGGATAA
- a CDS encoding glycosyltransferase family 4 protein, with amino-acid sequence MKILYIYRYLLLGGVTTQLANRLGFLKSISDPHFIFLSDHGGQTAFGDYEKIHVMTEPLTIYQYIKEHDFDLVIAIDTKEITDYLIEVHCKTPIIQEVHGISYKLNYLVEEDQRHFQGYIVPSNYSKNRIVEDYSAPEERTYVIPNCLDTTLFSPKEVEPITNKKIICWVGKLNDHKNWQGFLDLAARISQKRDDCVFWIVGGETASSKATKHLFQEANKRELSIHWIDRMEYSEMPKLYAMVAKSGGCTVSTSKGESFGMSLIEAMACGCPAVAPRVGAIPEIYLGDLGRLTYELHDLVACESIVDSLLDNAKERNEQIQKGIQKVQKHYSINQVVTQYFELLQTLSTVQKVW; translated from the coding sequence TTGAAAATCCTCTATATTTATCGCTATTTATTACTAGGTGGAGTGACGACACAACTTGCGAATAGACTTGGGTTTCTAAAATCGATTAGTGATCCCCACTTTATCTTTCTATCCGATCATGGGGGACAGACGGCCTTTGGAGATTACGAGAAAATCCATGTTATGACAGAACCTTTGACCATCTATCAGTATATAAAAGAACATGATTTCGATTTAGTTATTGCAATTGACACGAAGGAAATAACGGACTACTTAATAGAAGTTCATTGCAAGACCCCTATTATTCAAGAAGTACATGGTATATCTTATAAGCTAAATTATTTAGTAGAAGAGGATCAACGCCATTTCCAGGGGTATATTGTGCCTTCGAATTATAGTAAAAACAGAATTGTAGAAGATTATTCTGCACCCGAAGAGCGAACATATGTCATTCCAAACTGTCTAGATACGACATTGTTTTCCCCCAAAGAAGTAGAACCGATTACAAATAAAAAGATCATTTGTTGGGTTGGAAAACTCAATGATCATAAAAATTGGCAAGGTTTTTTGGACCTCGCAGCACGAATTTCTCAGAAGAGAGATGACTGCGTTTTTTGGATTGTCGGTGGAGAGACTGCTTCGTCAAAAGCAACTAAGCACCTTTTTCAGGAAGCAAACAAGCGAGAGCTCAGTATTCACTGGATAGACCGGATGGAGTATAGTGAAATGCCAAAGCTGTATGCAATGGTGGCCAAAAGCGGTGGTTGTACAGTGAGCACTTCCAAAGGAGAATCGTTTGGGATGAGTTTGATTGAAGCGATGGCTTGTGGATGCCCTGCAGTAGCACCGAGGGTTGGAGCTATTCCTGAAATATATCTGGGGGATTTAGGGCGCCTAACATATGAATTACACGATTTGGTAGCGTGTGAGTCTATTGTGGATAGTCTCCTTGATAATGCAAAGGAACGAAATGAGCAAATTCAAAAGGGAATTCAAAAGGTACAAAAACACTATTCAATTAATCAAGTCGTCACCCAATACTTTGAGTTACTTCAAACATTATCTACTGTTCAAAAAGTCTGGTAA
- a CDS encoding glycosyltransferase family 4 protein: MKILYISQHFPPEIGAAQARAYDMSMNLVEEGCDVTVVTSFPNHVSSKKIFQSSKHLGVNVIRTFVVQDTKKSKLRRMLNYFSFMTTSIIAGLFAKKPDVVFATTPQLFVGLSGYVLSKLKRAKFVIEVRDLWVDFAEVLNQINNKKLLTLARKLEWFLFKQADHIVVVTHGYKQYLIEKGIPENKIDVITNGVNPTETGVLVPEEGVRIRAEHGLENQFIILYAGNMGIAQGLKTVLEAANVLKDVSSITFVLIGEGAEKERLQQYQKDKDLQNVLILDSRAKQELNGFYAAADLCLVILKNHPLFEITIPSKLFDCLAMNKPILLGIGGESKEIVKSLNAGLFFEPENAESLANVVLEATSNPKIMELLEKDVRSKMLLKYNRQELSKNLAHLLESTQDNVKGWSQ, encoded by the coding sequence ATGAAGATTTTATATATATCTCAACATTTCCCGCCCGAGATAGGTGCAGCTCAGGCGCGCGCCTATGATATGTCAATGAACTTGGTAGAAGAAGGCTGCGATGTAACTGTAGTTACATCATTTCCTAATCATGTTTCTTCCAAAAAAATATTTCAATCGAGCAAGCATCTTGGTGTAAATGTTATTCGTACTTTTGTCGTACAAGATACAAAAAAGAGCAAGCTCAGAAGAATGCTGAATTACTTTTCATTTATGACAACCTCTATCATAGCCGGATTATTTGCTAAAAAACCTGACGTCGTCTTTGCTACTACCCCTCAACTTTTTGTTGGGCTTTCCGGTTATGTATTAAGTAAACTGAAACGTGCCAAATTCGTGATTGAAGTTCGAGATTTATGGGTGGATTTTGCAGAAGTTTTAAATCAAATTAATAATAAAAAATTATTAACGCTGGCTCGGAAATTAGAATGGTTTCTTTTTAAGCAAGCTGATCATATTGTTGTAGTTACGCATGGGTACAAACAATATCTTATTGAAAAGGGTATCCCTGAAAATAAAATCGATGTGATTACTAACGGTGTTAATCCAACTGAGACAGGAGTCCTAGTACCTGAAGAGGGAGTGAGGATTCGTGCTGAGCACGGTCTGGAAAATCAGTTCATTATTTTATATGCGGGTAACATGGGCATTGCTCAAGGCTTGAAAACTGTACTTGAAGCGGCAAATGTTCTGAAAGATGTCTCTTCGATTACCTTTGTTCTTATTGGTGAAGGAGCTGAGAAAGAACGCTTACAACAGTATCAAAAGGATAAAGATCTCCAGAATGTTCTGATCCTCGACAGCCGAGCTAAACAGGAATTGAATGGATTTTATGCGGCTGCTGATTTATGTCTTGTTATTTTAAAGAACCATCCGCTGTTTGAAATAACTATTCCTTCAAAATTATTTGATTGTCTGGCTATGAATAAACCGATCCTATTAGGGATTGGTGGAGAGTCAAAAGAAATTGTCAAAAGTTTAAATGCTGGCCTCTTTTTTGAACCAGAAAATGCTGAGTCGCTTGCGAACGTTGTGTTAGAAGCTACTTCTAATCCTAAAATTATGGAGTTATTAGAGAAAGATGTACGAAGTAAAATGTTGTTAAAATATAATCGTCAGGAGCTATCCAAGAACCTGGCTCACTTATTAGAATCTACTCAGGACAATGTAAAAGGTTGGTCGCAATGA
- a CDS encoding glycosyltransferase family 4 protein encodes MKKVCVITSIHSPYDGRIYHKQCKSLKRAGYDVVLIAPEPEVAESEEIPLITFKRPSGVKERLKSTFHLYKLAKKTKADLYHFHDPELMIVGIMIEVFLKKPVIYDVHEHYPNTIMGREYIPSLVKVPMKYAYVGIEKLALMKISGVIYTTEEIGRRYRRYNGCKIENYPLKQMFPEASKEKDKNQIIYLGGITKIRGVLQLLEGFGEVVKKAPDAKLLFLGSFESTAFKEEVDQLINKLGIDLNVTFISRVPYEQISAYVERSAIGVLPYLPYPNHLVALPNKLFEYMAASNAIIASNFSHYAKVIENSQGGLVINPEDPKDIAMKLNQLLSSPSKTKELGENARRAFENTYNWSCEEKKLLEFYHALLTR; translated from the coding sequence ATGAAAAAAGTGTGTGTCATCACGTCTATTCATTCTCCTTATGACGGACGTATTTATCATAAGCAATGCAAAAGCTTAAAAAGAGCAGGCTATGACGTTGTGTTAATTGCTCCAGAGCCTGAGGTGGCTGAATCAGAAGAAATTCCTCTCATTACCTTTAAGCGTCCTTCAGGTGTAAAGGAGCGTCTTAAATCAACTTTTCATTTGTATAAACTTGCGAAAAAAACAAAGGCGGATCTTTATCACTTTCACGACCCTGAGCTTATGATTGTAGGGATTATGATCGAGGTGTTTCTTAAAAAGCCTGTTATTTATGATGTGCATGAGCATTACCCGAATACAATCATGGGGAGGGAATATATTCCTTCTTTAGTGAAAGTCCCTATGAAATACGCCTATGTAGGCATTGAAAAATTGGCATTAATGAAAATAAGCGGTGTGATTTATACAACAGAAGAAATTGGTCGTCGTTATCGCCGCTATAATGGATGTAAGATTGAAAATTACCCTCTCAAACAAATGTTTCCAGAAGCATCTAAAGAAAAAGATAAAAACCAAATTATCTATTTGGGGGGGATTACGAAAATTAGGGGCGTATTGCAGCTGCTTGAAGGTTTTGGAGAAGTTGTGAAAAAAGCTCCTGATGCGAAATTACTCTTTCTTGGTAGTTTTGAATCGACTGCATTTAAAGAGGAAGTAGATCAACTTATTAACAAGCTGGGTATTGATCTGAATGTAACGTTCATCAGCAGGGTACCATACGAACAGATATCGGCATATGTCGAACGTTCTGCCATTGGGGTTCTTCCGTATCTACCTTACCCCAACCATCTTGTTGCCCTTCCTAACAAGTTATTTGAATATATGGCTGCTAGTAATGCTATTATCGCATCAAATTTCTCGCACTATGCGAAAGTAATCGAGAATAGTCAGGGTGGCTTAGTTATTAATCCCGAAGATCCTAAAGATATAGCCATGAAACTAAATCAACTTCTTAGTTCCCCGAGTAAAACAAAAGAGCTCGGTGAAAATGCCAGAAGAGCCTTTGAAAACACGTACAATTGGTCTTGCGAGGAAAAAAAACTGCTTGAATTTTACCATGCTTTATTAACAAGGTAG
- a CDS encoding LCP family protein, giving the protein MKKQSRIKRRRKKSLFRRLLTFVLLIVLVLIGYGAYLAYNAYDAASGSYQGLSRGEKSALRDAEVAVTKDPISILIMGIEDYSTGGDNGRTDTLMVATVDPDSKKVKLLSIPRDSRVEIVGKGIEDKITHAHAYGGTEMTINTVENFLNIPIDYYVKVNFEGFKDVIDEIGGITVDVPFDFIAHTDVPGGRATFTEGPMNLDGTEALAYARMRKDDPRGDFGRSDRQKQVIKAAMDEVSTASGLLKLDDIAQHIGNNIETNLKPTELFALQKAYSGVRSSDIESLTIDGSDERINNVYYFKPDEESVASLSQQLNATLNSTK; this is encoded by the coding sequence ATGAAAAAGCAATCAAGAATAAAAAGAAGGCGGAAGAAAAGTTTATTTCGCAGACTGTTAACGTTTGTTCTATTGATCGTTCTTGTCCTTATTGGTTATGGTGCTTATCTTGCCTATAATGCCTATGATGCAGCATCTGGCTCCTATCAGGGATTATCTCGAGGAGAAAAATCAGCCCTTCGTGATGCGGAGGTTGCAGTAACGAAGGATCCGATTTCGATATTAATCATGGGAATAGAGGATTATTCTACAGGTGGCGATAATGGGCGGACTGATACGCTAATGGTAGCGACAGTTGATCCAGATTCAAAAAAAGTCAAGTTACTAAGTATCCCTAGAGATTCGAGAGTAGAGATTGTTGGTAAAGGGATTGAGGATAAAATTACTCACGCTCACGCTTATGGTGGAACAGAAATGACGATTAACACTGTAGAGAATTTCTTGAATATTCCAATTGATTATTATGTGAAAGTGAACTTTGAAGGATTTAAAGATGTGATCGATGAAATCGGCGGTATAACGGTGGACGTCCCATTCGATTTCATTGCGCATACGGATGTACCAGGTGGTAGAGCAACGTTCACAGAAGGCCCAATGAACCTCGATGGAACAGAGGCACTAGCTTATGCACGAATGCGTAAGGATGATCCTCGCGGTGATTTCGGTCGAAGTGATCGACAGAAGCAGGTAATAAAAGCTGCAATGGACGAAGTTTCTACAGCATCAGGTTTACTAAAGTTGGACGACATTGCTCAGCACATTGGAAATAACATCGAAACGAACTTGAAGCCAACTGAATTATTTGCTCTACAAAAAGCTTATTCTGGTGTAAGGTCCTCTGATATTGAAAGCCTTACAATTGATGGTTCGGATGAAAGAATTAACAACGTGTATTATTTTAAACCAGACGAAGAAAGTGTAGCTTCACTCAGTCAGCAACTAAATGCCACTTTAAATTCAACTAAATAA
- a CDS encoding glycosyltransferase family 4 protein, giving the protein MYSLTEYIIAFIISITVAIISTPIVKYVSLKFKIADKPNQRKVHKGLMPSAGGLAIFAGTVAGFLYLSPYSPYMPEIIIAGTLIIVLGVFDDKLAVSPKVKLVGQIIAAIIVASSGLQVEFVSLPFVGRIEFGFMSFFITVLWIVGVTNSINLIDGLDGLAAGVSTIALGSILTMAILDHQLVVIALAVILIGSTLGFLIFNFHPASIFMGDTGALFLGFAISVMSMLGLFKSVTVFSLIIPVIILAVPIFDTFFAIIRRILRKQKISTPDKFHIHHCLLAIGFSHQSTVIIIYLLSFFFGITAILFSASTLWGSLFLLILLLVVIQFTAELIGLIGNQRKPLINTLKKLLVFTSTMKR; this is encoded by the coding sequence TTGTATTCGTTAACAGAGTATATCATAGCGTTTATCATCTCTATAACCGTCGCTATCATTTCTACACCAATTGTTAAATATGTATCACTTAAATTTAAAATAGCTGATAAACCAAATCAACGGAAAGTTCATAAAGGGCTTATGCCTTCAGCTGGCGGACTTGCTATTTTTGCAGGTACTGTCGCAGGCTTTTTATATCTTAGTCCTTATTCACCGTATATGCCAGAAATTATTATCGCTGGAACACTCATTATTGTTTTAGGCGTTTTTGATGATAAACTGGCTGTTTCACCGAAAGTTAAACTTGTTGGTCAAATTATTGCCGCTATTATTGTTGCCTCATCGGGACTTCAGGTTGAATTCGTTTCACTTCCATTCGTAGGTAGAATTGAGTTCGGATTTATGAGCTTTTTTATTACAGTATTGTGGATTGTTGGGGTAACGAATTCCATTAATTTAATCGACGGTCTTGATGGATTAGCTGCAGGTGTATCCACTATTGCTTTAGGTTCTATTCTAACAATGGCCATTCTTGACCATCAACTTGTAGTCATTGCACTAGCCGTGATTTTAATAGGTAGTACTCTTGGCTTCCTTATCTTCAACTTTCACCCTGCAAGCATCTTCATGGGAGATACCGGAGCTCTTTTTCTTGGGTTTGCCATCTCAGTAATGTCTATGCTAGGATTATTCAAAAGTGTGACGGTGTTTAGTTTGATCATTCCTGTCATCATTCTTGCAGTCCCCATTTTTGACACATTCTTTGCTATCATTAGACGGATATTAAGAAAGCAAAAAATCTCAACGCCTGATAAATTTCACATTCATCATTGTTTACTAGCTATTGGATTTTCTCACCAATCAACCGTGATCATTATTTACCTTCTCAGCTTTTTCTTTGGAATTACTGCCATTCTATTCTCAGCCTCTACGCTGTGGGGATCACTTTTCTTGCTTATCTTATTGCTTGTTGTGATTCAGTTTACGGCAGAACTCATTGGTTTAATTGGTAATCAGCGGAAACCTTTAATCAATACATTAAAAAAACTACTTGTTTTTACAAGTACAATGAAACGTTAA
- a CDS encoding YigZ family protein, whose amino-acid sequence MLTSYYTVKGDGKNEITIQKSRFIAHVKRTPTEEEAQEFIQSIKKEHASATHNCSAYLIGEQDLIQKANDDGEPSGTAGVPMLEVLKKRKLKDTTVVVTRYFGGIKLGAGGLIRAYGQSVSEGLNATGIVERRLMEKMTTEIDYSLLGKVENEIRSSNYLLDQIDYMENVQVQTLIQSGLEEQFTEWMTNITSGQAKIHSNGQLYKEYDV is encoded by the coding sequence ATGCTTACTTCATATTATACAGTCAAAGGTGATGGAAAAAACGAAATCACTATACAAAAATCACGATTTATTGCACATGTAAAAAGGACGCCAACCGAAGAGGAAGCGCAAGAATTCATCCAATCGATCAAAAAAGAGCATGCAAGTGCTACGCACAATTGCTCAGCTTACTTAATTGGAGAACAAGATCTTATTCAAAAAGCTAACGACGATGGTGAACCATCGGGTACGGCAGGTGTACCGATGCTTGAAGTGTTAAAAAAACGAAAGCTAAAAGATACTACGGTAGTCGTTACCCGCTACTTTGGTGGAATTAAACTAGGCGCAGGCGGTTTAATTCGCGCTTACGGTCAATCGGTTTCAGAAGGGCTGAATGCGACTGGAATCGTAGAGCGAAGACTAATGGAAAAAATGACAACAGAAATTGATTATTCCTTATTAGGTAAAGTCGAAAATGAAATTCGTTCATCGAATTACTTATTAGATCAGATTGATTACATGGAGAATGTACAAGTTCAAACTCTTATCCAAAGCGGATTAGAAGAGCAGTTTACCGAATGGATGACGAATATTACAAGTGGACAGGCGAAAATCCACTCAAATGGCCAACTCTATAAAGAATATGATGTCTAA
- a CDS encoding sensor histidine kinase — MDFQKLDPNSLDVILDRTMESINTSKSKLFEIGELSHDECQQINNQLQLLKEELETVQGLRQERLHMDRIARAELVKISKNFQDYGEPEIRNAYEKASDAQIKLSVSMEKETRLKDQIADLEQRISSLQNTSDKAESFMSQISTVLSYLGGELRLYGEVIEDARRKQEYGLKIIEAQEEERKRLSREIHDGPAQVLANVLLRSQLIERIYEKKGKDEAFKEIKDMRSLIEDALKEVRRLIYDLRPMALDDLGLVPTLLKYLNKVDDRSEATIYFDYFEGIQRLHVRLEAAIFRLVQEAVQNALKHADATEISVDLNLDGDKIVVTIEDNGIGFDVNVRKDQSFGLIGMKERVGLLNGTIQVQSTPNKGTYILIRIPIHEQEGV, encoded by the coding sequence TTGGATTTTCAGAAGCTTGATCCAAATTCATTAGATGTCATTCTTGACAGGACAATGGAGAGTATTAACACAAGTAAATCAAAATTGTTCGAAATTGGAGAGCTGTCTCATGACGAATGTCAGCAGATCAATAATCAACTTCAATTGTTAAAAGAAGAATTAGAGACCGTTCAGGGTCTCAGGCAAGAAAGGCTTCATATGGACAGAATCGCTCGAGCTGAGCTTGTAAAGATTAGTAAGAACTTTCAAGACTATGGAGAGCCGGAGATTAGAAACGCTTATGAGAAGGCTTCAGACGCCCAAATTAAGCTATCTGTTAGTATGGAGAAGGAAACTCGTCTTAAAGACCAGATCGCAGACCTAGAACAGCGGATTTCTTCACTTCAAAATACGTCGGATAAAGCCGAGTCTTTTATGAGTCAAATCTCAACAGTACTTAGTTATCTAGGAGGAGAACTAAGACTCTACGGTGAGGTCATCGAAGACGCTAGAAGAAAACAAGAGTATGGTCTTAAAATTATTGAAGCACAGGAAGAAGAGAGAAAGCGTCTCTCAAGAGAAATTCATGATGGTCCGGCCCAAGTTCTTGCGAATGTGTTATTAAGGTCACAATTAATTGAACGAATTTATGAGAAAAAGGGAAAAGATGAAGCATTCAAGGAAATAAAGGATATGAGATCCTTAATTGAGGATGCTTTAAAAGAAGTTAGGCGACTTATTTATGATCTTCGTCCAATGGCTTTGGATGACCTGGGTCTAGTGCCTACATTACTAAAGTATTTAAATAAAGTGGATGACCGCTCAGAGGCAACGATATATTTCGATTATTTTGAAGGGATTCAACGACTTCACGTTCGGCTTGAGGCAGCGATCTTTCGACTTGTACAAGAAGCAGTGCAAAATGCGCTAAAGCATGCTGATGCAACTGAAATAAGTGTTGACCTGAATCTTGATGGTGATAAGATTGTGGTAACCATTGAAGATAATGGAATTGGCTTTGATGTGAACGTTCGTAAAGATCAATCTTTTGGATTGATTGGAATGAAAGAGCGTGTCGGTTTATTAAATGGGACAATTCAGGTTCAATCAACGCCGAACAAGGGTACATATATATTGATAAGAATCCCGATTCATGAACAGGAGGGCGTGTAA